In one Acipenser ruthenus chromosome 10, fAciRut3.2 maternal haplotype, whole genome shotgun sequence genomic region, the following are encoded:
- the LOC117402958 gene encoding cytohesin-interacting protein-like: protein MTLRRLIKQNSNDNYILEDRRKSSLYPAFSVNSETDNKRLQTLVTTLGTLPRGRKQLTLCRSNSLVDYTDSPRATIVLEKQDNETFGFEIQTYGLQHQDSNSLEMCTFIRKVYEGSPAEAAGLTTGDIIVSINGIRSEGFSHQHTVDLIKASSNCLRLETINGTTFKRIALEAKLQFLQQTLREKWMEFRKLLLQEQHLAQGNLNECNPQDTLDSLSSLTLTVGAGSATFSPALRVKHRFSSDSSCKSQLSVMTDDSDDLQYVFEELATSPCRRASVDDECFLPRDSNAMGVKASVTRTSSISLASSNSGSGSPSWDMPGNAGLFGTLPRKTKRGSVRKRLLKFIPGLNHSVEEEETL from the exons ATGACTCTCAGAAgactaattaaacaaaacagcaacgaCAATTATATTTTGGAAGACAGGCGTAAAAGTAGTCTATATCCTGCATTCTCAGTCAATAGCGAAACAGACAATAAACGACTTCAGACGCTTGTAACAACACTTGGGACTTTGCCAAGGGGACGCAAACAG CTGACTCTATGTCGATCAAACTCGCTGGTGGATTACACTGACTCCCCAAg GGCAACCATTGTTTTAGAAAAACAAGACAATGAAACGTTTGGATTTGAAATTCAG ACATATGGTTTACAACATCAGGATAGCAATTCTCTGGAAATGTGCACCTTCATTCGTAAAGTATATGAAGGCAGCCCAGCTGAGGCTGCAGGGCTGACAACTG GTGACATTATAGTAAGCATCAACGGCATCAGATCGGAAGGGTTCTCACACCAGCACACTGTGGACCTGATAAAAGCCTCTAGTAACTGTTTAAG GTTGGAGACCATTAATGGAACAACTTTCAAAAGGATTGCACTTGAAGCCAAGCTGCAGTTCTTACAG CAAACCTTGCGAGAGAAATGGATGGAGTTCCGAAAACTGCTGTTACAAGAGCAACACCTCGCTCAGG GAAACCTAAATGAATGTAATCCCCAAGACACACTGGATTCCCTTTCCTCTCTCACACTTACTGTTGGTGCTGGCAGTGCTACGTTCTCCCCAGCTCTGCGAGTCAAGCACAGGTTTTCAAGTGACAGCAGCTGTAAGAGCCAGCTGAGTGTCATGACAGATGACAGTGATGACCTGCAATATGTATTTGAGGAATTGGCAACAAGCCCCTGTAGGCGTGCAAGCGTGGATGATGAATGCTTCTTACCCAGGGACAGTAATGCAATGGGGGTGAAGGCTTCAGTGACCAGAACCAGCAGTATTAGCCTGGCAAGCAGTAACAGTGGGTCAGGGTCACCTTCATGGGACATGCCGGGTAATGCAGGTTTGTTTGGGACTCTTCCAAGGAAAACAAAACGAGGAAGTGTCAGGAAACGTCTTTTGAAGTTCATCCCAGGTTTAAACCACTCAGTGGAGGAGGAAGAAACCCTTTAA